The nucleotide window tctctctctctctctttccacaTGACTCGTTCGTTGAGATTTCTGGGCGAGGCGAGCTCGCCGACCACCACTGCGACAGATTCGGGCGAACCGGTGACCGTCGATTCGGACTTCGTGGTGATCCTCGCGGCCCTCCTCTGCGCCCTCATCTGCGTGCTCGGCCTCGTCGCCGTCGCTCGCTGCGCCTGGCTCCGCCGCCTCTCCACCTCCCGACCCATCACCGCCGCCACCATGTCATCCTCGACGGCACCGCAGCCTCCACCTGCGACTGCTTCTTTGGCCAACAAAGGACTGAAAAAGAAGATCCTCAAGTCCCTCCCGAAGCTCACCTTCACTACCGAGTCTGCCGCCAAATTCTCCTCCTCCGAGTGCGCCATATGCCTGTCCGAATTCACCCATGGCGACGAGATCCTCGTGCTGCCTCAGTGCAGCCACGCCTTCCACGTGGCCTGCATCGAGACGTGGCTCGGATCCCACTCCTCCTGCCCCTCCTGCCGTCAGATCCTGGTGGTCGCCAGATGTCAGAAGTGCGGTGGACCTCAAGCCGAGGCCAGATACAAGGAGCAAGTAGACGA belongs to Juglans regia cultivar Chandler chromosome 8, Walnut 2.0, whole genome shotgun sequence and includes:
- the LOC109022246 gene encoding RING-H2 finger protein ATL80-like — its product is MTRSLRFLGEASSPTTTATDSGEPVTVDSDFVVILAALLCALICVLGLVAVARCAWLRRLSTSRPITAATMSSSTAPQPPPATASLANKGLKKKILKSLPKLTFTTESAAKFSSSECAICLSEFTHGDEILVLPQCSHAFHVACIETWLGSHSSCPSCRQILVVARCQKCGGPQAEARYKEQVDDGNRFLP